A window from Cyprinus carpio isolate SPL01 chromosome A11, ASM1834038v1, whole genome shotgun sequence encodes these proteins:
- the LOC109045607 gene encoding ras-related protein Ral-B-like, translating to MAANKSKSQSSLALHKVIMVGSGGVGKSALTLQFMYDEFVEDYEPTKADSYRKKVVLDGEEVQIEILDTAGQEDYAAIRDNYFRSGEGFLLVFSITEPESFSASSDFREQILRVKAEDEKIPLLLVGNKSDLEDRRQVSADEARNKADEWSVQYVETSAKTRANVDKVFFDLMREVRTKKMSENKEKNGRSGKKKKSLKERCTLL from the exons ATGGCAGCAAATAAGAGCAAAAGCCAGAGCTCCCTGGCTCTGCACAAGGTGATCATGGTGGGCAGCGGCGGCGTGGGCAAATCAGCTCTGACGCTGCAGTTCATGTACGACGAG TTTGTGGAGGACTACGAGCCCACGAAGGCAGACAGTTACCGGAAGAAGGTGGTGCTGGACGGAGAGGAGGTGCAGATTGAGATTTTAGATACGGCGGGGCAGGAAGACTACGCCGCCATCAGGGACAACTACTTCCGCAGCGGAGAGGGGTTTCTTCTGGTGTTCTCCATCACAGAGCCCGAGTCCTTCAGCGCCTCGTCAGACTTCAG GGAGCAGATCCTGAGAGTGAAAGCAGAGGATGAAAAAATCCCTCTGTTATTGGTGGGGAATAAGTCTGATTTGGAGGACAGGAGGCAGGTGTCTGCGGATGAGGCCCGAAACAAAGCGGACGAGTGGTCCGTCCAGTACGTGGAAACATCAGCCAAAACCAGAGCCAACGTCGATAAG GTCTTCTTTGATCTGATGAGAGAGGTGCGGACGAAGAAGATGTCCGAGAACAAGGAGAAGAACGGGAGGAGCggcaagaagaagaagagtttGAAAGAGAGATGCACGCTGCTTTGa